Part of the Choloepus didactylus isolate mChoDid1 chromosome 27, mChoDid1.pri, whole genome shotgun sequence genome is shown below.
TCCTGAACCCCGGGGCCGCCCCCGGCCCCTTCTTTTAAAGCCGACCTGACTCCGCCCAGCCAGATGTCCCGCGGGCGCCAAGACCACACACCCCCATCCGGGACCCCGCCCCCTCCATCGAAGACCGAGTCCTGATACCGTGTCCTAGACCCTTCCACCGACAATCCCTCCAACTTTCGGACCCTATACCAGCACTACCCCCAGCCTCCAGCTCCCCTCCCCACTGACCCCAGATCAATCAAGGCTTTactccccccacaccccccaccctacccccaactGTTCCAGACTGCACAGACCTCCCACCCCAGACCAACCAGGCATGGTTCTCCAGACTCTGGATCCTCCCCTCAATCCAGCCAGACACTCCACTCTCCCCAAGCCCATCCTCTAACCTGGAATCCCAACTAGCCACCCCTAGACTTTTGAACCCCTTTTCTGATCCCCACCCTTGGACACACCCCACTTATCCCAGGTCAACAGGGATCCGGACCCTCAAACTGCACACACATCCTCCAGTCTCCCCAGACTCTGCACAGATACACTAGCCCTTCCCCAACTCTAACTAGACCCCTTCAGCCTTTGTCCCAACCCCTGAGTCTCCAGCCAGATACCCCAGGCAACCCACCTCCCACTCTCCTCCTCCCTTTGTTCTCCAAGACCTAACCAGGCAGACGTTCCCCTTCATTCCCCACCCTTCTCACTCCTTGAACTTCCTGTCGGCCCACTCCCCCAATAAATGTGCTGGAGCTGTGCTAGCCCCGTGTCTGGACCGATGGGCCGGAGCACGCGGAAGCCAGTGTGGAGGAGGGAGATGTTTATTGGGGTGGGGGGACGGGTATTTCACTGTCGGTCATACATCTCCCTTAGGATCTTCATGCTTTCTGAATAACGGAGCTGGTTCCGATGAGATGCCTCCTTCCacctggggtggggttgggggcagagggagggctcAGCAGTTGGGGCAGAGGCCACTGGGGGGCAGGCAGGTCAGGGGGTGCTCACCTCTGGCGGATGCGTTTCCAACGCTGCATGTTGAGGTAGATGAGTGTGGAGGGTGAAGGCTCAGGCTCGGAGGGCTGTGGGGACAGAGGCTAGACTGGGTGGCTGTGCCCCGAGGCCATGTGTGCCCCCCCCAACCTTGCATACCCACCTCATCATCAGGGGTACCCTGGGTCTCGGGCTGCAGTGGGGATGGAATGCGGGACCTGCAGGCATCTCCAGGTGGCCcaggggctgtgggtggaggCAGCTTGTACACGTCACGACACTTGCTGTTGGTGACCTCTGATCCCTAGGACACAAGGGCCCGCACCCAGCACAAGACAGTCAGAAAAGATGGCCAGGGTATACATGCCACTCCTCCAGCCTTTCCCAGTGACCAGAGACTTGAGACTTGCTAAGACCCTCACTGACAGGAGCCATGTCTGAAAGGCAGGGACCCTACCCAGCCTAGGGGTCAGGATTGCCAGCCCCAGGGACCCCATCTATCCCTGCCTACCTCAGGGAACCCTGTCCAGAGGCTCACGCCTGTGTCATCTGGGGACCTCCTACCACTCCCTAGGCCAGGTGGCCATGTCTCTCTGTTCCAGGGATCCCTCTCCACCCCCGTCAGGCAGTCCCATCTTCCTGCCCAGGGGAACTCTATCCGCCTCCTCAGGTCAGGAACCTCACCCACCCTGCCCAGCCCAGGGGTTCCCATCTGCCCCTACCCCCAGGCCAGGTGACCACATCTCTCTTCCCTGAGGACCCCTGTCCAGCCCTCAGCCTTTGGGCACCCCTGATCTGGAGGCTGTATCTCCCTTTCCAGGGAaccctgtcccctcccccatACCTCTAGCCCTGGGGTCCTCTAGCTATACCTCCAGCCTAGGGGTTCACGTGTGGGCTTCAGTGACGCCCACTCGATCATGTCTGAGGGACACAGGGACCTGGGCCCACCCACCCCACTAGCTTCAGGGAGGGAGTCCCTTGTGCCCATCTACCCACTGCTTCCCTGGTTGCCGAGCCGGGGCCCACCATCCATCCCACCTCCTCATCCTCAGGCAGCGGAGGCAGCGGTGAGCTGGGTGAGCGTTCACGCTCACGCACTGAGGGGCTGTTGCGCATCCAGGCACGGCAAATAGGATACAGCGGCGTGTTCTCACTGAACTGGGCCAAGTCCACACTCCGGTCAAACAGCTTGATCACATACGTgtctgggggtggtggggtgggaggtgtgtGAACGTTCCCATGCAACCCCCTGGTCCCCTGCTGTCCTGTCGGGCTGCCCACTCACACCCACTCACTGGATCGCTGCAGCCCTCCCTCCGCCAGCCCGTCATCcatctccctcctcttcttccgCCGCTGGTGGGGGAAGCGGGCGGATGGCCTGTGAAGGGAGGAGGAGCGTCAGGATCTGGGCGGGGGCTGGGAACCCCTCATTAGCTGGCTGGTCCCCGTCACCTTACCGTTTGCCAGTGGCCGCCATGGAGCAGTCCCTGTGGAGAGAGACGGTGTCAACAAGCTGATCCCACCTTGAACATACACCTACTCAAAACCCCCCACTGGGGCATGAGATGCTCACATGAACCCCACCGACCCCTTGGGCCTTGCGTCCCACTCATGTCTCTGGGGCTCCAGGTGCCAACCACGAGGGAAGCCAAGCCTCCTCTGCCACAGGGCCTTTATACATGTCGAGTGCTCAGGGCTGGGACGGGGAAGCACAGAGCACAGTGGTCAGGGCTGAGATGGGGGAAGAAGTTATCTACCACAAACCCTCAGATCCAGATGATCCcgtaaaacaggaaaaaacaaacgTACTTATTGTGGGTATCTGAGGGGGTCTTCCCAGCTTCCTCATCCAGATGCTCCCTGGTAGCAGAAAAGAACTGCTGGCTCAGGGTCCCAAGGGCCCAGGGTGGGAAGGCACTGAGTGGCTTCCCACTTGGGCACCTGCCTACCCAGATCTGCCCAGGACCAGAGGGTCCAACATACCCAGGTCCCCAGCCCCCTGTGGCCCCATGCGGGGCCAGGTCCTAACCTGTCCATGTGGCTCTTCTCCAGCAGACACTGCAGAACAGCATCCAGTTGGTTCCGGGCCTTGGCCATCTCCAACTCTGGGGGAAGAGGGTACCCAGTGGGAGTCAGTGCCCAGGCCCTAGGCAGGTGGGCAGCTGACTGGGCCAGGGAAGGGCAGGTATGCCCTCCATCCCAGCCCATCATACAGCCAGGCCCAGGCTACGAGAGGTACAGTAGGCAGAGACAACGGAGGCAGTGAGTAAGAGCTCTGGGTTCCAGGGCTATGCCACCAGCTTGTTGCATGAGTCAAGGCAAATCACCTCACCTGACTGAACCCCTTCCCTCATCATGAAAGTGGGTCTCTGAGTGATCCCTACACACTTGGATTGTTGCAAGGTTTAAATAAGTCTCACGCTGTACGAGTCTCTTGGCAGGATGCAATAACAGTAACACGTCCCGAGTGCTCATTACCTTATACTGTTCCACGCATCCTACACACAAACCCACTGAAACCTTAAATAACCCTTGGGGGCAGATAtgatttttatctccattttacagatgaggaaactgaggcacagagatgttagGCCACTTGCCCAGCCACACAGCTAGGAGACAACAGAGTTGGATGTTTGAACCCAAGACCTCTGGCTTCAGAGCAGGAGCTCACACTGGGAATCTGACCTCCCGATGCATTTGTATGGCTGAGGCAGTAGTGTTACTTTCCATCTGGATTGAAATTCAGTGAGCTGCCAACAGGTAAAGATTGAGAGATTTCATCTAAAATACCCATTTTGGGCTTTTTCCAGAAAACGAGGCGCTCCGGGGCCCACCTTCCTGCATGCCACAGGCCCCACTGCCCACTTCACTCACTTATGGCCTCTGCCTGGCGCTATGGACCTGTTTGCCTCCCCTTGTCACAGAACTTACAGAGTTGATGATGTTAGCAATACTCTCCTTTCACCCTTGTGGGGTGTTCACTCTCCCCTTCCAACTGGCAGGAGCTCTGGCTCCAGTGCTCACAGTCTGGAGGGACACTTGGGGACATGCTTTGCCAGCCCTGGGACTTCCTGAGGAGAACAGGGGACACAGATGAGTCCTGACATGGCTCAAAGGAGAGACAAGGTGGAGTTGGGGTTCTGAGGGCAGCTGAAATTGTAGCAGAGTCTTGGGCAGGAGCCAAGGGAGATGGATAATGCCCACATCCCTGTCCTCAGCTTCTCCTGAACCCTTTCCCCTGGACATCCTCCAGGACCCTCCCATCCACCAGGTTCCACACTGGCCTTGCTATCTCACTAAACATACCCCTCTTCCTGGGTCCCCATCTCAGGGATGGCCCCACTGTCTCCCTGGGCCTTGCCCTGGAcacctctctcccttcctcacccCTACCCCACGGGGCCATCCAAAGGCCCCATGGCCTGTCCACTTGGCCTTCTGAGTGTCTCTCCCACCTACATTATCCCTACCCCACCACCCTGGTCCTGCCCTGTCCTCCCCTGGGGCTCCCAGACTCAGTCTCCCCTTCTGACCTAACCTCCACAAGGTGGCCAGGAGAATCATCATAAAACTAAATCTGGCCTAGCTCCCCCCCCTGCTTAGAACCTCCATGATGTCTCAGTGCCTGGGGGACAGAATCTGAGCCCTTCAGCCTGGTGTTCACCAGCCCCTTACCCCACCACTTGTGGTCAGGCCCCCTTCACTTTTCCAATCATAAATTTTTGGTATTGGGGGTGAGAGTGGGGGCATCCTTATTAACTCACTCCGTGGTTCAAAACCCTCCTTTGGCTCCCAATTTCCCTCAGAGCAAAAGCCAAAGTCCTCACTGTGGCGCAAGAGTCCCCACAGGATCTGTTCCCTTCTCCCATCACTTCTTTGCCCCATCTCCTCACACTACGCCTCTCATCCACtctactccagccacactggcctccttgctgttccctGAACA
Proteins encoded:
- the LIN37 gene encoding protein lin-37 homolog isoform X9, coding for MVVAQAVWCELEMAKARNQLDAVLQCLLEKSHMDREHLDEEAGKTPSDTHNKDCSMAATGKRPSARFPHQRRKKRREMDDGLAEGGLQRSNTYVIKLFDRSVDLAQFSENTPLYPICRAWMRNSPSVRERERSPSSPLPPLPEDEEGSEVTNSKCRDVYKLPPPTAPGPPGDACRSRIPSPLQPETQGTPDDEVGMQGWGGHTWPRGTATQSSLCPHSPPSLSLHPPHSSTSTCSVGNASARGEHPLTCLPPSGLCPNC
- the LIN37 gene encoding protein lin-37 homolog isoform X10 — translated: MAKARNQLDAVLQCLLEKSHMDREHLDEEAGKTPSDTHNKDCSMAATGKRPSARFPHQRRKKRREMDDGLAEGGLQRSNTYVIKLFDRSVDLAQFSENTPLYPICRAWMRNSPSVRERERSPSSPLPPLPEDEEGSEVTNSKCRDVYKLPPPTAPGPPGDACRSRIPSPLQPETQGTPDDEVGMQGWGGHTWPRGTATQSSLCPHSPPSLSLHPPHSSTSTCSVGNASARGEHPLTCLPPSGLCPNC
- the LIN37 gene encoding protein lin-37 homolog isoform X12, which codes for MFPVKVKVEKSELEMAKARNQLDAVLQCLLEKSHMDRDCSMAATGKRPSARFPHQRRKKRREMDDGLAEGGLQRSNTYVIKLFDRSVDLAQFSENTPLYPICRAWMRNSPSVRERERSPSSPLPPLPEDEEGSEVTNSKCRDVYKLPPPTAPGPPGDACRSRIPSPLQPETQGTPDDEVGMQGWGGHTWPRGTATQSSLCPHSPPSLSLHPPHSSTSTCSVGNASARGEHPLTCLPPSGLCPNC
- the LIN37 gene encoding protein lin-37 homolog isoform X8 codes for the protein MFPVKVKVEKSELEMAKARNQLDAVLQCLLEKSHMDREHLDEEAGKTPSDTHNKDCSMAATGKRPSARFPHQRRKKRREMDDGLAEGGLQRSNTYVIKLFDRSVDLAQFSENTPLYPICRAWMRNSPSVRERERSPSSPLPPLPEDEEGSEVTNSKCRDVYKLPPPTAPGPPGDACRSRIPSPLQPETQGTPDDEVGMQGWGGHTWPRGTATQSSLCPHSPPSLSLHPPHSSTSTCSVGNASARGEHPLTCLPPSGLCPNC
- the LIN37 gene encoding protein lin-37 homolog isoform X13; the protein is MVVAQAVWCELEMAKARNQLDAVLQCLLEKSHMDRDCSMAATGKRPSARFPHQRRKKRREMDDGLAEGGLQRSNTYVIKLFDRSVDLAQFSENTPLYPICRAWMRNSPSVRERERSPSSPLPPLPEDEEGSEVTNSKCRDVYKLPPPTAPGPPGDACRSRIPSPLQPETQGTPDDEVGMQGWGGHTWPRGTATQSSLCPHSPPSLSLHPPHSSTSTCSVGNASARGEHPLTCLPPSGLCPNC
- the LIN37 gene encoding protein lin-37 homolog isoform X11, with the translated sequence MFPVKVKVEKSELEMAKARNQLDAVLQCLLEKSHMDREHLDEEAGKTPSDTHNKDCSMAATGKRPSARFPHQRRKKRREMDDGLAEGGLQRSNTYVIKLFDRSVDLAQFSENTPLYPICRAWMRNSPSVRERERSPSSPLPPLPEDEEGSEVTNSKCRDVYKLPPPTAPGPPGDACRSRIPSPLQPETQGTPDDEPSEPEPSPSTLIYLNMQRWKRIRQRWKEASHRNQLRYSESMKILREMYDRQ
- the LIN37 gene encoding protein lin-37 homolog isoform X6: MMGWDGGHTCPSLAQSAAHLPRAWALTPTGYPLPPELEMAKARNQLDAVLQCLLEKSHMDREHLDEEAGKTPSDTHNKDCSMAATGKRPSARFPHQRRKKRREMDDGLAEGGLQRSNTYVIKLFDRSVDLAQFSENTPLYPICRAWMRNSPSVRERERSPSSPLPPLPEDEEGSEVTNSKCRDVYKLPPPTAPGPPGDACRSRIPSPLQPETQGTPDDESSLCPHSPPSLSLHPPHSSTSTCSVGNASARGEHPLTCLPPSGLCPNC
- the LIN37 gene encoding protein lin-37 homolog isoform X1 translates to MMGWDGGHTCPSLAQSAAHLPRAWALTPTGYPLPPELEMAKARNQLDAVLQCLLEKSHMDREHLDEEAGKTPSDTHNKDCSMAATGKRPSARFPHQRRKKRREMDDGLAEGGLQRSNTYVIKLFDRSVDLAQFSENTPLYPICRAWMRNSPSVRERERSPSSPLPPLPEDEEGSEVTNSKCRDVYKLPPPTAPGPPGDACRSRIPSPLQPETQGTPDDEVGMQGWGGHTWPRGTATQSSLCPHSPPSLSLHPPHSSTSTCSVGNASARGEHPLTCLPPSGLCPNC
- the LIN37 gene encoding protein lin-37 homolog isoform X7, which produces MMGWDGGHTCPSLAQSAAHLPRAWALTPTGYPLPPELEMAKARNQLDAVLQCLLEKSHMDREHLDEEAGKTPSDTHNKDCSMAATGKRPSARFPHQRRKKRREMDDGLAEGGLQRSNTYVIKLFDRSVDLAQFSENTPLYPICRAWMRNSPSVRERERSPSSPLPPLPEDEEGSEVTNSKCRDVYKLPPPTAPGPPGDACRSRIPSPLQPETQGTPDDESSLCPHSPPSLSLHPPHSSTSTCSVGNASARGGRRHLIGTSSVIQKA
- the LIN37 gene encoding protein lin-37 homolog isoform X5; this translates as MMGWDGGHTCPSLAQSAAHLPRAWALTPTGYPLPPELEMAKARNQLDAVLQCLLEKSHMDRDCSMAATGKRPSARFPHQRRKKRREMDDGLAEGGLQRSNTYVIKLFDRSVDLAQFSENTPLYPICRAWMRNSPSVRERERSPSSPLPPLPEDEEGSEVTNSKCRDVYKLPPPTAPGPPGDACRSRIPSPLQPETQGTPDDEVGMQGWGGHTWPRGTATQSSLCPHSPPSLSLHPPHSSTSTCSVGNASARGEHPLTCLPPSGLCPNC
- the LIN37 gene encoding protein lin-37 homolog isoform X4 — encoded protein: MMGWDGGHTCPSLAQSAAHLPRAWALTPTGYPLPPELEMAKARNQLDAVLQCLLEKSHMDREHLDEEAGKTPSDTHNKDCSMAATGKRPSARFPHQRRKKRREMDDGLAEGGLQRSNTYVIKLFDRSVDLAQFSENTPLYPICRAWMRNSPSVRERERSPSSPLPPLPEDEEGSEVTNSKCRDVYKLPPPTAPGPPGDACRSRIPSPLQPETQGTPDDEPSEPEPSPSTLIYLNMQRWKRIRQRWKEASHRNQLRYSESMKILREMYDRQ
- the LIN37 gene encoding protein lin-37 homolog isoform X3, which translates into the protein MMGWDGGHTCPSLAQSAAHLPRAWALTPTGYPLPPELEMAKARNQLDAVLQCLLEKSHMDREHLDEEAGKTPSDTHNKDCSMAATGKRPSARFPHQRRKKRREMDDGLAEGGLQRSNTYVIKLFDRSVDLAQFSENTPLYPICRAWMRNSPSVRERERSPSSPLPPLPEDEEGSEVTNSKCRDVYKLPPPTAPGPPGDACRSRIPSPLQPETQGTPDDEPLSPQPSEPEPSPSTLIYLNMQRWKRIRQRWKEASHRNQLRYSESMKILREMYDRQ
- the LIN37 gene encoding protein lin-37 homolog isoform X2, translated to MMGWDGGHTCPSLAQSAAHLPRAWALTPTGYPLPPELEMAKARNQLDAVLQCLLEKSHMDREHLDEEAGKTPSDTHNKDCSMAATGKRPSARFPHQRRKKRREMDDGLAEGGLQRSNTYVIKLFDRSVDLAQFSENTPLYPICRAWMRNSPSVRERERSPSSPLPPLPEDEEGSEVTNSKCRDVYKLPPPTAPGPPGDACRSRIPSPLQPETQGTPDDEVGMQGWGGHTWPRGTATQSSLCPHSPPSLSLHPPHSSTSTCSVGNASARGGRRHLIGTSSVIQKA